The Erinaceus europaeus chromosome 16, mEriEur2.1, whole genome shotgun sequence genome includes a window with the following:
- the LRP10 gene encoding low-density lipoprotein receptor-related protein 10 gives MQPALLLVLLLGGALAHPERITFSSAACTNPPAVLLEVQGTLQRPLSRDSRSSPANCTWLIPGSKEQTVTVRFQKLHLACGSERLVLRSSVQPLISLCEAPASPLQLPGSNVTISYSYIGGRAPMGQGFLLSYSQDWLMCLQEEFQCLNHRCVPAAQRCDGVDACGDGSDEVGCSSDPFPDLTPSPGPQPPCNHTLEDFYGVFSSPGYTHLSSARHPQSCVWLLDPHDGRRLAVRFTTLDLGYEDSVHVYDGPGPPESSRLLRSLTHFSNGKAVTVETLSGQATVAYHTVAWSSGRGFNATYHVRGYCLPWDRPCGLGSGLGAGEGLGERCYSEAQRCDGSWDCADGTDEENCPSCPAGHFPCGPVGTPSATACYLPADRCNYQTFCADGADERRCRHCQPGNFRCRDEKCVYETWVCDGQPDCADGSDEWDCSYALPRKVITAAVIGSLVCGLLLVIALGCTCKLYAIRTQEYSIFAPLSRMEAEIVQQQAPPSYGQLIAQGAIPPVEDFPTENPNDNSVLGNLRSLLQILRQDMTPGTPSGARRRQRGRSVRRLVRRLRRWGLLPRTNPPTRTPEARSQATPSATPPEAPEGSSDAAREGGAVGGQDGEQAPPLPVKASLPSAGMSPTPATVPEAPGPVPSVPLEPSLLSGVVQALRGRLLPSLRPPGPTRNPPGPHTTVLPPEDEDDVLLVPLAEPGVWVVEAEDEPLLA, from the exons ATGCAGCCggccctcctcctcgtcctccttctGG GAGGCGCTCTGGCCCACCCGGAACGGATCACTTTCTCAAGCGCTG CCTGTACAAACCCCCCAGCAGTGCTCTTGGAAGTGCAGGGCACCTTACAGAGGCCCCTGAGCCGGGACAGCCGCAGCTCCCCTGCCAACTGCACCTGGCTCATTCCAGGGAGCAAGGAGCAGACAGTCACTGTCAG gttccAAAAACTGCACTTGGCCTGCGGCTCAGAGCGTTTAGTCCTGCGCTCTTCTGTGCAACCACTCATCTCCTTGTGCGAGGCGCCCGCCAGTCCTCTGCAGCTGCCAGGAAGCAATGTCACCATCAGCTACAGCTACATAGGGGGCAGGGCTCCCATGGGCCAGGGCTTCCTGCTCTCCTACAGCCAAG ACTGGCTCATGTGCCTGCAGGAAGAGTTCCAGTGCCTGAACCACCGCTGCGTGCCCGCCGCCCAGCGCTGCGACGGTGTGGACGCCTGCGGAGATGGCTCTGATGAGGTCGGCTGCAGCTCAGACCCCTTCCCCGACCTGACCccatcgcctggcccccagcCGCCCTGCAATCACACCCTGGAAGACTTCTACGGGGTCTTCTCCTCACCTGGATACACACACCTGTCCTCAGCCCGCCACCCACAGTCCTGCGTCTGGCTGCTAGACCCCCACGATGGCCGGCGCTTGGCTGTGCGCTTCACGACCCTGGACCTGGGCTATGAGGACTCAGTCCACGTGTATGATGGCCCCGGGCCTCCTGAATCGTCCCGGCTGCTGCGCTCCCTCACCCACTTCAGCAATGGCAAGGCTGTCACGGTGGAGACACTGTCCGGCCAGGCCACCGTTGCCTACCACACGGTTGCTTGGAGCAGCGGCCGGGGCTTCAATGCCACCTACCACGTGCGGGGCTACTGCTTGCCCTGGGACCGGCCCTGCGGCTTGGGCTCCGGCCTGGGGGCGGGCGAGGGGCTGGGTGAGCGCTGCTACAGCGAGGCTCAGCGCTGCGACGGCTCCTGGGACTGCGCTGACGGCACGGATGAGGAGAACTGCCCCAGCTGCCCAGCCGGGCACTTCCCCTGCGGGCCCGTCGGCACCCCCAGCGCCACAGCCTGCTACCTACCTGCCGACCGCTGCAACTACCAGACCTTCTGCGCCGATGGGGCCGACGAGCGCCGCTGCCGCCACTGCCAGCCCGGCAACTTCCGCTGTCGGGACGAGAAGTGCGTGTACGAGACGTGGGTGTGCGACGGGCAGCCCGACTGTGCCGACGGCAGTGACGAGTGGGACTGCTCCTATGCCCTGCCCCGCAAGGTCATCACGGCTGCCGTCATCGGCAGCCTGGTGTGCGGCTTGCTGCTGGTCATTGCCTTGGGCTGCACCTGCAAGCTCTACGCCATCCGCACCCAGGAGTACAG CATCTTCGCCCCCCTCTCCCGGATGGAGGCCGAGATTGTGCAGCAGCAGGCACCACCCTCCTACGGGCAGCTCATTGCCCAGGGTGCCATCCCACCTGTGGAGGACTTCCCTACGGAGAACCCGAATGAC AACTCGGTGCTGGGCAACCTACGTTCTCTGCTGCAGATCTTGCGCCAGGACATGACCCCAGGGACGCCCTCGGGTGCCCGCCGCCGCCAGCGAGGCCGCTCAGTGCGTCGTCTGGTGCGTCGCCTCCGCCGCTGGGGCCTGCTTCCCCGGACAAACCCCCCAACCCGCACCCCTGAGGCCAGATCCCAGGCCACACCTTCTGCCACTcctcctgaggccccagagggcaGCTCGGATGCAGCCAGGGAGGGTGGGGCAGTGGGTGGGCAGGATGGGGAGCAGGCACCCCCACTGCCTGTCAAGGCTTCCCTGCCATCTGCAGGCATGTCACCAACCCCCGCCACTGTCCCGGAGGCCCCTGGGCCTGTGCCCTCGGTGCCCCTGGAGCCATCACTGCTGTCCGGAGTGGTGCAGGCTCTGCGAGGCCGCTTGCTCCCCAGCCTGCGGCCCCCAGGACCAACCAGAAACCCTCCTGGACCCCACACCACAGTCCTGCCCCCAGAGGACGAGGATGATGTGCTGCTGGTGCCACTGGCTGAGCCTGGTGTCTGGGTAGTAGAAGCTGAAGATGAGCCGCTGCTCGCCTGA